The DNA region GGCGATCGGAGAGTGAGATTCGATGTCCAAGCGCGCCTGGATTCCACCGGTTCTCTGCGCCGCGGTGATCACCGCGATGTCCAACGCGTTCATCAGCGCGACGTCGTTCAAGGGTGCCGTGGGCAAGCGGTTGCCCGTGCCCAACGGCCAGCAGTGGTTCGACGAGTTCTGGAGCCATTACTGGTGGCTCTTCGTCAAGGGCTTCCACTTCCTGGAGTTCGCGCTGCTGTTCTTCCTCTTGTGGGGCGCCCTGCGGCCGAGGCTGGGAATCGCGGCGCTGCTGGCGGCGCTCTTCGCGATGGTGGACGAATACCACCAGTCGTTCATCTCCTTCCGTGGCGGGCGTTGGACCGATGTGCTGATCGACTGGGCGGGCGTCGCCACCTGCGCCGTGCTGGTGGCCGCTCTGGCGCGGAGGCATCGCGATGCCTGAGGCGATGATCACCGTCGTTGGCGCGGGGTTTGCGGGTGTGGAAGCCGCTTGGGCGGCGGCTTCGAAGGGTGTGCGCGTCCGCCTCTACGAGATGCGGCCCGGCAAACAGACCCCGGCGCACACCACGGGCTGGTTTGCCGAGTTGGTGTGCTCGAACTCCCTGAAGTCGAAGGCGCCCGACTCGCCCGCGGGACAGCTCAAGGCGGAGATGGAGGCCCTGGGCTCCATCGTCTTGAGGACGGCGCGGGCGCACGAGGTTCCGGGCGGGCAGGCGCTCGCCGTGGACCGGGACAAGTTTGGGCAGGCCATTACCGACGAGGTGGAGGCGCACCCCCTCATCGACGTGGTGCGGGAGGAGTTCCTGCCCGAGCACGCCAACCCCTCGCCCGCGCAGCCTCTTGTCGTGGCCACCGGCCCCCTGTCGAGCGACCCCGTCTCGCAGTGGCTAGCCGAGCTCACCGGCCGCAAACACCTCTACTTCTACGATGCGGTGAGCCCCACCGTGGAAGCGTCGAGCATCGACACGACCGTCGCGTTCGCGCAGAGCCGCTACGACAAGGGCGGCGACGATTACCTGAACTGCCCGTTCGACCGCGACGAATACCAGGCCTTCGTTCAAGCGCTTGTGGGCGCCGAACGCGTGCCGATCCACGCGTTCGAATCGGGAGGAGTCAGAAAGGAGGGGGACTCCGGGGAGGGCGCCTTCCTCGAGAAGATCAAGTACTTCTCCGGCTGCACGCCCATCGAGGCGATCGCGGAAAAAGGCGAGCGCTCGCTGGCGTTCGGCAACTTCAAGCCCGTGGGCCTCACCGATCCCCGGACCGGGCGTCGCCCCCATGCGGCCCTGCAACTGAGGCCGGAAAACGCCGAGAAAACGCTCTACTCGCTCGTCGCGTGCCAGAACCGGCTGAAGTGGGGCGAGCAAAAGCGCGTGTTCCGCATGGTGCCGGGACTGGAGCGGGCCGAGTTCGTTCGGTACGGGGTCATCCACCGGAACACCTACCTCGAGGCGCCGAGGTGCCTCCTGCCCGATCTTCAGCTTCGGGGCTACGCCGGGCTGTTCGTGGCGGGGCAGCTCACCGGGGTCGAAGGGTACGTGGAGTCCGCTGCCATGGGCATCCTTGCGGGTCTCCACGCGGCCGCGATGGTCCAGGGAACCAACCTCCCCCATCCGCCCCGGGCCACGGCCTACGGGGGCCTCCTCGCCCACCTGCAGGACGCCACTCCCCGCGAGTTCGCCCCGATGAACATCAACTGGGGCCTGTTCCCCGAGCCCGAAGAGCCGATGCGGGACAAGGGTCGGGTGCGGGCGTTCAAGATCGAACAGGCGCGCACCGCCTTGAACGCCTGGATGGCCTAGCGATGGGCGGCTGCCTATAAACCCAGACTTGTCATCACATGGCGGGCGACCATCTCGTAGGCGTTCCCCCAGGCCTCGTGGCGGAAGAAGGTCGTCGGCTCAGCGGGGTTGCCGATGAACGGTCTCAGCACCCAGCCCATCTGGATTCCCACGAACGCGAAGATCCCCAACCATGCGCGCATCATCGCCCGATGCCGCGGATCACGCCGGATCAAGGGCCTGTACAGCCGCCTCAGCACCTGCTGGACGGAGAGGCTGGCCACTCCGAACATCGCGGCGTTCAGCAGAAGCGATCCGCTGTAGTCCGCGCTGGACGCATACCAGAGCAGCGTGAGCGGAGCGAACGAGGCGAGCACGATCGCGAGCGCCGCTTGCGTGGCCATCAACGCCCGAAGACAAACGGCGAAGTCGTTGCGCAGTCCCATCAGCGTCATCGTCACAAAGAACGTCGGAACGCTGAGGGCGAAGGTCACCCCCAGCAGCAGCGGCACCTTCAACGCGGAGTAGAGCATCTGCTGGACCCTTGGACCCGCGTCCCCGCCGAAGGAGCCCATCACCGCCCCATAAAACGCGCCGAACACCACGAGGATCGCGACGAGGCGCCGAAGGGTAAACGACCCCAGGGTCTCGGGACCGACGGCGAGCAAGCCTTCGACGCCCGAGAGCAGACGCTTCGCCCGAGCCAAGGGTCCCGACGCGGTGTGCGATGTCAACGGCTCAACCGCCTCCCAACACCGTCTGGATCATGTGGAAGACGGCCACGAAGAAGTTGTCCTCCTTGGGGCGGAACCACTCGAATGGGAGGTTGGGGCTTCCGACAAACGGACGCAAAACCCAACTCATCTGTGCGCCTACGAGCGAAAAGACCAACACCCAGATTCGAAACACGCTCCGGGCATCGGCCCGTTCGGCAAGGCCGTCGGCTTCCAGTGCACCAGGCTTGGCCGGGATGGCGACCTTCGGGAGCGGTGGCGGCCGGTCTCCGACCGGTTCCGGTTCGCGCTCGGTCCTTGCGTGCGCCAGGCGGTTAAGCGTCCGGAACAGGAACTTGAGACCCAACGTGCCTGCCACCGTCGCCGCCACCACGTTGAGAAGC from Fimbriimonadaceae bacterium includes:
- the trmFO gene encoding methylenetetrahydrofolate--tRNA-(uracil(54)-C(5))-methyltransferase (FADH(2)-oxidizing) TrmFO gives rise to the protein MPEAMITVVGAGFAGVEAAWAAASKGVRVRLYEMRPGKQTPAHTTGWFAELVCSNSLKSKAPDSPAGQLKAEMEALGSIVLRTARAHEVPGGQALAVDRDKFGQAITDEVEAHPLIDVVREEFLPEHANPSPAQPLVVATGPLSSDPVSQWLAELTGRKHLYFYDAVSPTVEASSIDTTVAFAQSRYDKGGDDYLNCPFDRDEYQAFVQALVGAERVPIHAFESGGVRKEGDSGEGAFLEKIKYFSGCTPIEAIAEKGERSLAFGNFKPVGLTDPRTGRRPHAALQLRPENAEKTLYSLVACQNRLKWGEQKRVFRMVPGLERAEFVRYGVIHRNTYLEAPRCLLPDLQLRGYAGLFVAGQLTGVEGYVESAAMGILAGLHAAAMVQGTNLPHPPRATAYGGLLAHLQDATPREFAPMNINWGLFPEPEEPMRDKGRVRAFKIEQARTALNAWMA
- a CDS encoding VanZ family protein: MSKRAWIPPVLCAAVITAMSNAFISATSFKGAVGKRLPVPNGQQWFDEFWSHYWWLFVKGFHFLEFALLFFLLWGALRPRLGIAALLAALFAMVDEYHQSFISFRGGRWTDVLIDWAGVATCAVLVAALARRHRDA